A single window of Candidatus Bathyarchaeota archaeon DNA harbors:
- a CDS encoding inositol monophosphatase, producing MNSLKLLKECAAEIRKKILPLVGTAEAAKTYGRGAGGDLTKEIDLRAEKTLIEKVMDKGISCTIISEEKGTIKVGSEPENLYLICDPLDGTTNAIHGIPFFATSIALAKKPFLSQVESALVMDIVRGIVYTAEKGRGAYKNDEKITSSQNVDFENSVIGVDVNTYKSLNSEMHRKITKILALNKHPRYFGANALQLCYVADGTSDAFIDIRRKMRVIDMAAAYLIVKEAGGIITTPKGEKLEAEVTPQRRVSIIASGNKRLHEEILRLINEDDHD from the coding sequence ATGAACAGCCTAAAATTATTGAAGGAATGCGCCGCCGAAATTAGAAAGAAAATTCTTCCCTTAGTTGGAACTGCGGAGGCTGCGAAAACTTACGGAAGGGGAGCTGGCGGAGATTTAACTAAAGAAATTGATTTGAGAGCTGAAAAAACTTTAATTGAAAAAGTAATGGATAAGGGGATTTCGTGCACAATTATCAGTGAAGAAAAGGGAACAATAAAAGTTGGGTCTGAACCTGAAAATTTGTATTTAATCTGCGACCCCTTAGATGGAACAACAAACGCTATTCACGGCATTCCATTTTTTGCTACTTCGATTGCTTTGGCTAAGAAGCCGTTTCTCAGCCAAGTTGAATCCGCTTTAGTCATGGATATAGTTCGCGGCATTGTTTACACAGCTGAAAAGGGAAGAGGAGCATATAAAAACGATGAGAAAATCACTTCTTCCCAGAACGTTGACTTTGAAAATTCAGTAATAGGCGTGGACGTAAACACTTACAAGTCCTTAAATTCCGAAATGCACAGAAAAATTACGAAAATACTCGCATTAAATAAGCACCCAAGATATTTTGGCGCTAATGCCCTCCAACTGTGCTACGTTGCCGACGGAACATCAGACGCTTTCATTGACATTAGAAGAAAAATGCGTGTAATAGACATGGCTGCAGCCTATTTAATAGTAAAAGAGGCAGGAGGAATTATAACAACACCTAAAGGAGAAAAATTGGAAGCTGAAGTCACCCCGCAGCGGAGGGTTTCCATAATAGCATCGGGTAATAAGAGACTTCATGAAGAAATTTTACGGCTAATAAATGAGGATGACCATGATTAA
- a CDS encoding metallophosphoesterase: MIKPVQPYPALLAINRNGKTLVVADLHIGWEVPLAKEGVHVPSQTAKLQERLLQIVKKVKPRAILFLGDVKHTIAKAEVEEWRDIPEFFEVLLKNVKEIMVIPGNHDGNLEPLLPEEVKILPSTGIKIEDTGFFHGHTWPSPELLECKNLVIGHLHPVVVFRDPLGFKITSQVWVKAKCSGTKLAEALLRRLHERVGDNPVKTFEQLFHKTPRVSQIFIMPAFNDFLGGQPVNVGSVSKEEKYREFIGPILRSGTVDINSAEVYMLDGTFLGTIHQLRTLV, encoded by the coding sequence ATGATTAAGCCCGTACAACCATATCCAGCCCTACTTGCTATTAATAGAAACGGGAAAACTTTGGTAGTTGCAGACTTACATATAGGCTGGGAAGTCCCCTTAGCAAAGGAAGGAGTTCACGTTCCCTCCCAAACCGCAAAACTTCAAGAGAGACTTCTTCAAATCGTAAAAAAAGTTAAGCCCAGAGCTATTCTATTTTTAGGGGATGTTAAGCATACTATAGCCAAAGCCGAAGTTGAAGAGTGGAGAGATATCCCCGAATTCTTTGAAGTATTATTGAAAAATGTTAAGGAAATAATGGTTATTCCCGGAAATCATGATGGGAACCTTGAACCTCTCCTTCCAGAAGAAGTCAAAATTTTACCTTCTACAGGCATTAAAATTGAAGACACAGGATTTTTCCACGGCCACACATGGCCTTCGCCGGAACTTCTTGAATGCAAAAACCTCGTGATTGGACATCTACATCCAGTTGTTGTTTTCCGCGACCCTTTAGGCTTTAAGATTACAAGTCAAGTTTGGGTTAAAGCCAAATGTAGTGGCACTAAACTGGCAGAGGCCCTACTGAGAAGACTTCATGAAAGGGTTGGAGATAACCCAGTGAAAACCTTTGAACAGTTGTTTCACAAAACTCCAAGGGTTTCGCAAATTTTCATTATGCCAGCCTTTAACGATTTCTTAGGTGGGCAGCCAGTAAATGTTGGCAGTGTGAGTAAAGAAGAGAAATACCGCGAATTCATCGGGCCTATACTGCGTTCCGGGACAGTTGATATAAACAGTGCAGAAGTTTACATGCTCGACGGAACATTCCTCGGAACAATTCATCAGCTTAGAACTTTGGTTTAG
- a CDS encoding DUF1610 domain-containing protein, with the protein MSNIEMPKCNSCHRVIQPGTQAVKLPCPNCGEIIIWRCQKCRKFGRPYKCPKCGFTGP; encoded by the coding sequence ATGTCAAACATTGAAATGCCAAAATGCAACAGTTGCCACAGAGTAATCCAGCCTGGAACTCAAGCAGTAAAGCTTCCATGTCCAAACTGCGGAGAAATCATAATCTGGCGATGCCAGAAATGCCGGAAGTTTGGTCGTCCATACAAATGCCCCAAATGCGGCTTTACCGGTCCATAA